The genome window CGCATGCTCGGCGGCGACCAAATAGCGGTCGATCAGGTTGGCATGCGGCTCGGGCAGCGGCGCGAACACGATCACGATCATGTCGACGTTGGCCGCCACCGGCTTGAGCTGGCCGCGGCTGTCAGGCCGGCGCAGTTCGGTGGTACGCGGCAATTGGGCGACGATAACGCCGATGCCCTGGTTGCCGGCGCGCCAGACCACTTTGTCGCCGGTCACCAGCGCAGGCAGGTTGGCGCGCAGGTGGCAACGGGATACCTGGCCGGCGAGTTCGCCTTCGAGCGCCTCGACTTCGACCTGCACACCAAAGTGCGCGATCACCAGGCCCGTTTGTTCGGGGCCCAGGTCGCCGCCCTCGAGCGCTTCCACGGCGGAGGATTCACGTTTGGCGGCGCGAGCAGCGCGCTCACCTTGAATCTTTTCGATGCGCCAGTTTTGGCGACGATTGAGCTGGCGTTTGGCCATTGGTGTTCCGTGTCGATAATGCAAAGGTTGGGTGAAACGGTCGCGAGTCTAGCACGGCCCCGCCTGCTAAACTGCGCAGCTACGCTAAGGTGCCAAGAGAATCAAGCCATGCAAAACCCACAGAACCTGATTTGGATCGATCTGGAAATGACCGGTCTGAACCCCGACACCGACGTCATCATCGAGATGGCGACCATTGTCACCGACAGCAACCTCAACACCTTGGCCGAAGGTCCGGTGATCGCCATCCATCACAGCGATGCCGTCCTCGCCACCATGGATGAGTGGAACACCCGCACCCACGGCAACTCCGGCCTCACCCAGCGCGTACGCGACAGCCGTATCAGCATGGCTGAAGCGGAAGCCGAAACCATCGCGTTCCTGGAAAAATGGGTGCCCAAGGGCAAGT of Pseudomonas fluorescens contains these proteins:
- the orn gene encoding oligoribonuclease; protein product: MQNPQNLIWIDLEMTGLNPDTDVIIEMATIVTDSNLNTLAEGPVIAIHHSDAVLATMDEWNTRTHGNSGLTQRVRDSRISMAEAEAETIAFLEKWVPKGKSPICGNSICQDRRFLYTHMKGLESYFHYRNLDVSTLKELAARWAPEVKDSFHKGSTHLALDDIRESIAELQHYRKHFIKA